GACGACTCTCCCTCCAGAACTCCGCGAAGAAGCGCACCGACCCTCGGGGCGGCGGCCGCAGCGGCGCGGACCACTTCCTGATGCGCGAGCGGTTGGAGATCCTCCGGGAAGGCAAGGTCCGTCACCACGGAAACCCCCAGAACATCCATCCCGGCATGAACCGCGACGATCGTCTCCGGCACGGTGGACATACCTACCAGATCCGCGCCCGCCAGACGGAGCATTCGGATCTCGGCGGGGGTCTCGTAATGCGGCCCGGATACCGCCGCATAGATTCCGCGTCGGGTAGCGACTCCGGCCGCAAGCGCGGCCGCCTCCGCCTGATGCAGGAGGGCACGAGAGTAGGCCTTCGACAGATCCGGGAAGCGCGGGCCGACGGTGTCGTCATTCGGACCGACGAGAGGATTGTCACCCATGAGATTCAGATGATCGGAAAGAAGCACCATGTCCCCGACTTCGAAGCCCGGATTGATGGCGCCCGAGGCATTGGTCAGGGCGATCCACTTCGCGCCCAGCTCTCGCGCGACGCGTACCGGGAAAGTGGCCTCCTGAAGCGGGACCCCCTCGTAGTAATGCACGCGTCCGCGAAAGACGAGCACCGGCGCACCCGCAAGGCTCCCGAACTCCACGCGCCCGTCGTGGCCGTCTACGGAGCCGACCGGAAAGTGCGGGATTTCGGAATACGGAACGGACACCGCTTCGGTCAGTTCCACCGCATCGCTCAGACCGGACCCAAGCACGAGAGCCGCTCGTGGAGCGCGCATTCCGGAATCCGTGAGAAAAGCGGCCGCCTCTCTCATACGCTCCGAGAGCGGCGGCGTGGAGACTCCGCTCATGTGGACGAACCCGCAGAGGACACGCCCTCTCCCGGAGGCGCGGACCCTTCGGAGGATTCGCGGACGGTCGCCGCGACCTCCTGCTCGAACCCGGCTTCCTCCGCAGTGGACGATGCGGAAGGCGAGGGCGGTGCAGAGCGGGGAGAGTCGGCGAAGTCGTCCACACTCACTTCCAGAATCTGCTTCTGGGAACGGAGCAGCGCCCGGAACCGCTCGATGAACGAAACCCGCTGGCGCTTCAGGTCATCCAGTTCCCCGCGGAGACGCGCCGCCTCACTGTGTGCGCGCGCCACGATCTTCTCCGCCTCAATGCCGGCGTTCTCCCGCACGAGCTTCGCTTCCTTTTCGGCGGTGGCAATCCGTTCCTCGGAGATCTTCCCTGCCGAAATCAGCGAGTCCCGGAGCCGCTCATCCAGCCCGCGATAGGACGCCAGTTCCTGCTCCAGGCGCGCGGTCTTCTCCTCTACCGACCGCTTTTCGGTCACGAGCGCCTCCATGCGATCCGCAATCACATCCAGATACGCGCGAACCTCCGCGGCGTCGAAACCGCGCGTCTTCTTCCGGAACGACTGGTTCCGAATATCCACGGGACCGATCTGCATGGCACTCCCCCCTCCCGATGAAACGACCTCAGCTGAGTTTCAGCGCGCCCTCCCGGAGCGTACCGACAAGGAACGACTTCACCACCACCTGAACCAGAAGGATCGCGACGAGCACTGAGAAGTCCAGACCGCCCAGGGGCGGCACATAGCGGCGGATCCTCATCAGCACCGGTTCGCTGAGCGATTGGATTGCGCGCACGACAGGATTGAACGGATCCGCGCCGACCCACGAGCAGATCACATTCCCGATGAGGACATAGACATAGAGCGTGGCCAGTATGTCGAGCAGTCCGGCCAAGGCTCCCACGGCATTCGCCACCACGAACATCACTCCTCCCCCGGGGTGAAGATCCCCGTTCCGATCCGCACCATGGTGGACCCTTCCTCCACGGCGATCTCAAAGTCCCCCGTCATCCCCATGGACAAATCCGGCAGACGCGCCGCGCCGCCGAGGCTGTCCCGAAGTTCCCGAAGCGCACGAAAGGCCGCGCGCACCGGCTCCTCATCCTGCGTGAAAGGGGCCATTGTCATGAGCCCCCGAACTGCGATCCCCGGCAGTGCCTCTACCGGGTCCAGCATGCCTTCCACCTCTTCCAAGGCGAATCCGTGCTTCGCCGGTTCTCCAGAGGTCTTCACCTCCAAGAGCACCGGCACGACACGCCCGGACTCCCCGGCGATTCGGGAGATCCGCTCCGCCAGCGAAAGGCGGTCGACGGACTGGATCTCCGCAAAGAGCCCTACCGCCCTGCGCGCCTTGTTCCCCTGCAGCGGGCCGATGAAATGCCACTCGACACCCGGCGGCAACTCCCCGACTTCGCGGATCTTCGGAGCCGCCACCTGCAGCCGGTTCTCCCCCAGGATCCGGACACCCGCGGCGACCGCTTCCCGCACTTCCTCCGGCCCGACCGTTTTTGTCACGGCGCACAGACGAACCTCGGCCGGATCCCTTCCCGCTCGCCGGGCCGCCCCGGCGATCCTTGCGCGGATGCGCTCCAGGTTTGCAGCCACCGGGCTCAAGGCGCGGTGACTCCCTCCTCGTGGGCCGGATCCTCCGCGTCTTCGCGCGGCGCGGGCGGCAATACATCCGGGCTCCAGCAGGATCGACAGCGCGCTTCGTAGGCATCTCCGGCGCCGACCAGCACCCGATCCGACTCCGTGATGTTCCGCTGCGTACGGGTCGCCGGATGCCCGCAGACCACGCAGACGGCCGTCGTCTTGGTGACGCTCTCCGCAATGGCCATCAGTTGCGGAACCGGCTCAAAGGGTTCGCCACGATAATCCTGATCCAGCCCCGCCACAATCACCCGACGCCCTTCCGCGGAGAGGCGATTCACGACATCCACGAGGTCCATCCCGAAGAACTGCGCCTCGTCGATCCCCACGGCTTTCGTCTCCGGCAGAACGAGCTGAAGGATGGACGCCCCATCCTCGACTTCGGTGGAGGGAATCCGCTGGCCGCTGTGCGAGACCACCTGGTCCGCCGCGTAACGACGGTCGATGCGCGGCTTGAATACCTGCACCTTTTGCCGGGCGATCCGCGCGCGCACGAGGCGGCGGATCAGCTCCTCGGTCTTGCCGCTGAACATCCCGCCACAGATGACTTCCACCCAGCCCACTTCGCCGACAACCGATGACATCCAGTGCACACGACTCTCCCGGAAGATGACCCCCGGCAGCCTA
Above is a genomic segment from Gemmatimonadota bacterium containing:
- a CDS encoding thymidine kinase, coding for MSSVVGEVGWVEVICGGMFSGKTEELIRRLVRARIARQKVQVFKPRIDRRYAADQVVSHSGQRIPSTEVEDGASILQLVLPETKAVGIDEAQFFGMDLVDVVNRLSAEGRRVIVAGLDQDYRGEPFEPVPQLMAIAESVTKTTAVCVVCGHPATRTQRNITESDRVLVGAGDAYEARCRSCWSPDVLPPAPREDAEDPAHEEGVTAP
- a CDS encoding YggS family pyridoxal phosphate-dependent enzyme, which produces MSPVAANLERIRARIAGAARRAGRDPAEVRLCAVTKTVGPEEVREAVAAGVRILGENRLQVAAPKIREVGELPPGVEWHFIGPLQGNKARRAVGLFAEIQSVDRLSLAERISRIAGESGRVVPVLLEVKTSGEPAKHGFALEEVEGMLDPVEALPGIAVRGLMTMAPFTQDEEPVRAAFRALRELRDSLGGAARLPDLSMGMTGDFEIAVEEGSTMVRIGTGIFTPGEE
- a CDS encoding DivIVA domain-containing protein, yielding MQIGPVDIRNQSFRKKTRGFDAAEVRAYLDVIADRMEALVTEKRSVEEKTARLEQELASYRGLDERLRDSLISAGKISEERIATAEKEAKLVRENAGIEAEKIVARAHSEAARLRGELDDLKRQRVSFIERFRALLRSQKQILEVSVDDFADSPRSAPPSPSASSTAEEAGFEQEVAATVRESSEGSAPPGEGVSSAGSST
- a CDS encoding purine-nucleoside phosphorylase — encoded protein: MREAAAFLTDSGMRAPRAALVLGSGLSDAVELTEAVSVPYSEIPHFPVGSVDGHDGRVEFGSLAGAPVLVFRGRVHYYEGVPLQEATFPVRVARELGAKWIALTNASGAINPGFEVGDMVLLSDHLNLMGDNPLVGPNDDTVGPRFPDLSKAYSRALLHQAEAAALAAGVATRRGIYAAVSGPHYETPAEIRMLRLAGADLVGMSTVPETIVAVHAGMDVLGVSVVTDLAFPEDLQPLAHQEVVRAAAAAAPRVGALLRGVLEGESS
- a CDS encoding YggT family protein codes for the protein MFVVANAVGALAGLLDILATLYVYVLIGNVICSWVGADPFNPVVRAIQSLSEPVLMRIRRYVPPLGGLDFSVLVAILLVQVVVKSFLVGTLREGALKLS